Proteins encoded together in one Acidobacteriota bacterium window:
- a CDS encoding DUF4845 domain-containing protein, translating to MKQIKSLIGIFVVVAAFYVAFKLMPPYYNQIQFQDAIESEARNAGYNMRGEDDIRNALMKKARENDIPITPEMIKVQKVGNDVTVNVDYSVHVDLPLYPLDLKFHAGTKNKAI from the coding sequence ATGAAGCAGATCAAGTCGCTGATAGGGATATTCGTCGTGGTCGCGGCCTTCTACGTCGCCTTCAAGCTGATGCCGCCGTACTACAATCAGATCCAGTTCCAGGATGCCATCGAGTCGGAAGCGCGCAACGCCGGCTACAACATGCGTGGCGAAGACGACATCCGCAATGCCCTGATGAAGAAGGCGCGCGAGAACGATATTCCCATCACTCCCGAGATGATCAAGGTGCAGAAGGTCGGCAACGACGTGACCGTGAACGTGGATTACAGCGTCCACGTCGACCTGCCCCTCTATCCTCTCGACCTCAAGTTCCACGCCGGCACCAAGAACAAGGCTATCTAG